From Eriocheir sinensis breed Jianghai 21 chromosome 16, ASM2467909v1, whole genome shotgun sequence, a single genomic window includes:
- the LOC126999299 gene encoding uncharacterized protein LOC126999299, with protein MVKRRPWCSDSEAALLELARREAFLWDPRDPQYRKRKVRQRAFEAIAGELRARHPELADLNGARVRVKLMNLRRYFLNICYKGIKKADGGSEGHTLEKWYLPNSVRFLIDPLMERTPTESSCVLPPMQTSMILSLGDDGYTTERAPDPAVITSGKTLQLPSSDIQPCLMSRGSCSLLPAKSGGLSRPMPSAQLSFGPSNCPSSAAKCLLLEEISQKRKASPKLHHSVKAERDEHHVDDVNDDTHLAIKTDVIKFANSLGKMVKEAAEKMPLNTQLQFVQKMLAIVGDINHAIAAGEYLTQES; from the exons ATGGTGAAGAGGAGGCCCTGGTGCTCGGACTCCGAGGCTGCCTTGCTGGAGCTGGCGAGGCGTGAGGCATTCCTGTGGGACCCCAGGGACCCACAATACCGCAAAAGAAAGGTGCGGCAGAGAGCCTTCGAGGCCATCGCGGGAGAACTGAGGGCGAGACACCCCGAGCTAGCCGACCTGAATGGAG CACGTGTTCGAGTAAAACTCATGAATCTGCGGAGATACTTCCTGAATATATGTTACAAGGGAATTAAAAAGGCTGATGGTGGTTCTGAGGGACATACCTTGGAAAAGTGGTACCTGCCCAATAGTGTCAGATTCCTTATAGATCCACTGATGGAGCGGACACCAACAGAGTCCAGCTGTGTATTGCCTCCCATGCAGACA agtatGATATTATCTTTGGGAGATGACGGCTACACCACAGAACGTGCACCAGATCCTGCCGTGATCACTTCTGGCAAAACATTACAGTTACCTTCATCAGATATCCAGCCCTGTCTTATGTCTCGTGGTAGCTGCAGTCTATTGCCTGCTAAGTCTGGTGGTCTTTCACGTCCAATGCCCAGTGCTCAACTATCTTTCGGGCCCAGCAATTGTCCATCCTCAGCTGCCAAGTGTCTTCTATTGGAAGAAATTTCCCAGAAAAGAAAAGCATCCCCAAAACTCCATCATAGTGTAAAAGCAGAGAGAGATGAACACCATgttgatgatgttaatgatgacaCTCATTTAGCTATAAAAACAGATGTAATTAAGTTTGCTAATTCTTTAGGGAAGATGGTTAAAGAGGCAGCTGAAAAGATGCCGCTTAATACTCAACTTCAGTTCGTGCAGAAAATGCTAGCAATTGTTGGAGATATAAATCATGCTATTGCTGCAGGGGAGTATCTAACTCAGGAAAGCTAA